In the Sarcophilus harrisii chromosome 1, mSarHar1.11, whole genome shotgun sequence genome, one interval contains:
- the IL6ST gene encoding interleukin-6 receptor subunit beta isoform X1 translates to MLAIWTWIVATLFIFLTIDSVEGEIIKLCGRIEPESPVIAFNTTFTATCVLYEDCTKEHHFNASHIFWKIKNNYVPKEQYTVINSTAASVTIKDVSSLSILLTCNILQYGQIEQTVYGIQIKVGFLPEKPKELSCIVNGQSNMKCQWNPGRETHLDTTYVLKSEWPTRQLADCIPPTGVNNSCTVDMVVVFVNMDVWVVATNALGNVSSDRINFDPIDFVKLLPPHNLSVTKSKEISSILKVSWINPAKPFDELKYNIRYRARGASNWTHIPPEDTASTRDSFTVQELKPFTDYVFSIRCMNKDGRGFWSNWSAEASGITYEAKPTNAPSFWYTIDPSQDHGYRQVHLKWKTLPPFEANGRILDYEVTLKRGKTSHLSRYVNDTKLTLNVTNDSYVISLKARNIVGSSEPTNLTIPGRDFKAAHPVTNLKAFPKDEKLWVAWTPPNESVNKYILEWCVFSDSLPCTPDWQQEDSNVKLTYLQGNLTESKCYLITVIPVYNNGPGSPQSVKAYLKQARPSTGPVVRIKKVGKNEAVLVWDHLPIDNQNGFIRNYTIFYKTSNGNVTAVHLNSSHTEYTLSPLISDTLYVVRMAAYTDEGGRDGPEVNFTTPKFAQGEIEAIVVPVCLAFLLTTLLGVLLCFNKLDLIKKHIWPNVPDPSKSHIAQWSPHTPTRHNLHPKDQMYPEGSFTDTDVSVVEIEANEKKPLPEDLKSLDLFKKEKITTEGHSSGIGGSSCMSSSRPSISSNDESESGQNTSSTVQYSTVVHSGYRHQLPSVQVFSRSESTQPLLDSEERPEDLQIVENGGSGDGASPRQQYFKQNCNQDEIGPDLSHFERSKQVSSVNEEDFVRLKQQQMSDQKSQSFTSEQVKDFEVVSAADRFGASTEAQIQRFETIGLEAATEEGMPKSYLPQTVRQGGYVPQ, encoded by the exons gtGAAATTATAAAACTGTGTGGTCGCATAGAACCAGAATCTCCAGTTATAGCATTTAATACTACTTTCACAGCGACTTGTGTTTTATATGAAGATTGTACAAAGGAGCATCACTTTAATGCTAGTCAtattttctggaaaataaaaaacaactatgTTCCTAAAGAACAGTACACTGTCATAAATAGTACAGCTGCCAGTGTTACAATCAAAGATGTATCTTCATTAAGTATTCTACTAACATGTAACATTTTACAATATGGACAGATTGAACAGACTGTTTATGGAATCCAAATCAAAGTAGGCT TTCTTCCAGAGAAACCAAAAGAACTGAGTTGCATTGTGAATGGTCAAAGTAACATGAAATGCCAATGGAATCCTGGAAGGGAAACACATTTGGATACAACATATGTTTTAAAGTCAGAATG GCCAACACGGCAGCTGGCAGATTGCATTCCACCAACTGGTGTAAATAATTCATGCACAGTTGATATGGTTGTGGTTTTTGTCAATATGGATGTCTGGGTAGTAGCTACAAATGCCCTTGGAAATGTTTCATCTGATCGTATCAATTTTgatcccatagattttg tgAAACTGCTTCCTCCACATAATTTATCAGTCACCAAGTCTAAGGAAATATCCAGTATCTTAAAAGTGTCATGGATCAACCCTGCCAAGCCTTTTGATGAACTGAAATATAATATTCGGTATCGTGCCAGAGGTGCTTCAAATTGGACACAT ATTCCTCCTGAAGACACAGCTTCAACCCGAGATTCATTTACTGTTCAGGAGCTCAAACCTTTTACAGACTATGTGTTTTCAATTCGTTGTATGAACAAAGATGGTAGGGGATTCTGGAGTAATTGGAGTGCAGAAGCAAGTGGAATCACATATGAAGCTA AACCAACAAATGCACCAAGTTTCTGGTATACGATTGATCCTTCTCAAGATCATGGATATAGACAAGTACACCTAAAATGGAAG ACTTTGCCTCCATTTGAAGCCAATGGAAGAATCTTAGATTATGAAGTCACTCTAAAGAGAGGGAAAACATCACATTTATCAAGATATGTTAATGATACAAAATTGACTCTGAATGTCACAAATGATTCTTATGTCATAAGTCTGAAAGCCCGTAATATAGTCGGAAGCTCTGAACCAACTAATTTAACTATTCCTGGCCGTGACTTTAAAG CAGCTCACCCTGTAACAAATCTTAAAGCGTTTCCTAAAGATGAGAAACTTTGGGTAGCATGGACTCCTCCAAATGAatctgtaaataaatatatactagAGTGGTGTGTATTTTCTGACAGTTTGCCGTGTACTCCTGATTGGCAGCAAGAGGACAGTAATGTGAAACTAACCTACTTACAAG GAAATTTAACGGAGAGCAAATGTTATTTGATAACGGTTATCCCAGTGTATAATAATGGCCCAGGAAGCCCCCAGTCTGTAAAGGCATATCTTAAACAAGCTC GGCCTTCTACAGGACCTGTGGTTCGAATAAAGAAAGTGGGGAAAAATGAAGCTGTCTTAGTATGGGATCACCTTCCTATCGATAACCAGAATGGATTCATCAGAAACTATACCATATTTTACAAAACTAGCAATGGAAATGTAACAG cTGTGCATCTGAACTCATCCCACACAGAATATACACTTTCTCCCTTGATTAGTGACACATTGTACGTGGTGCGAATGGCAGCATATACAGATGAAGGGGGCAGGGATGGTCCAGAAGTCAATTTTACTACTCCAAAATTTG ctcaaGGAGAAATTGAAGCCATAGTTGTGCCAGTTTGCTTAGCGTTCTTGTTGACCACCCTTCTGGGAGTATTGCTCTGTTTTAACAAATTAGATCT gATTAAAAAACACATTTGGCCTAATGTTCCAGATCCTTCAAAGAGTCACATTGCTCAGTGGTCCCCTCACACACCAACTAGG caTAATTTACATCCCAAAGATCAGATGTACCCAGAAGGCAGTTTCACTGACACTGATGTCAGTGTTGTGGAAatagaagcaaatgaaaaaaagccTCTTCCAGAAGACCTGAAGTCATTGGATCtcttcaaaaaggagaaaatcactACTGAGGGACACAGTAGTGGTATTGGAGGTTCTTCATGCATGTCATCTTCTAGGCCAAGCATTTCTAGTAATGATGAAAGCGAATCTGGACAAAACACTTCAAGCACCGTGCAGTATTCTACTGTGGTACATAGTGGCTACAGGCACCAGCTTCCATCAGTTCAGGTCTTCTCAAGGTCTGAGTCTACCCAGCCTTTACTGGACTCAGAGGAGCGACCAGAAGACCTCCAGATAGTAGAGAATGGAGGAAGTGGTGATGGCGCATCACCCAGGCAGCAGTATTTCAAACAAAACTGTAATCAAGATGAAATTGGTCCAGATTTATCACATTTTGAAAGATCAAAGCAAGTTTCTTCAGTGAATGAGGAAGATTTTGTTAGGCTTAAACAGCAACAGATGTCAGATCAGAAATCGCAGTCCTTTACATCTGAACAAGTGAAAGATTTTGAAGTTGTTTCTGCAGCAGATCGTTTTGGTGCAAGTACCGAGGCACAAATTCAAAGGTTTGAAACAATTGGGTTAGAGGCAGCAACTGAGGAAGGAATGCCTAAAAGCTATTTGCCTCAGACTGTAAGACAAGGGGGCTACGTGCCTCAGTGA
- the IL6ST gene encoding interleukin-6 receptor subunit beta isoform X2, whose product MLAIWTWIVATLFIFLTIDSVEGEIIKLCGRIEPESPVIAFNTTFTATCVLYEDCTKEHHFNASHIFWKIKNNYVPKEQYTVINSTAASVTIKDVSSLSILLTCNILQYGQIEQTVYGIQIKVGFLPEKPKELSCIVNGQSNMKCQWNPGRETHLDTTYVLKSEWPTRQLADCIPPTGVNNSCTVDMVVVFVNMDVWVVATNALGNVSSDRINFDPIDFVKLLPPHNLSVTKSKEISSILKVSWINPAKPFDELKYNIRYRARGASNWTHIPPEDTASTRDSFTVQELKPFTDYVFSIRCMNKDGRGFWSNWSAEASGITYEAKPTNAPSFWYTIDPSQDHGYRQVHLKWKTLPPFEANGRILDYEVTLKRGKTSHLSRYVNDTKLTLNVTNDSYVISLKARNIVGSSEPTNLTIPGRDFKAHPVTNLKAFPKDEKLWVAWTPPNESVNKYILEWCVFSDSLPCTPDWQQEDSNVKLTYLQGNLTESKCYLITVIPVYNNGPGSPQSVKAYLKQARPSTGPVVRIKKVGKNEAVLVWDHLPIDNQNGFIRNYTIFYKTSNGNVTAVHLNSSHTEYTLSPLISDTLYVVRMAAYTDEGGRDGPEVNFTTPKFAQGEIEAIVVPVCLAFLLTTLLGVLLCFNKLDLIKKHIWPNVPDPSKSHIAQWSPHTPTRHNLHPKDQMYPEGSFTDTDVSVVEIEANEKKPLPEDLKSLDLFKKEKITTEGHSSGIGGSSCMSSSRPSISSNDESESGQNTSSTVQYSTVVHSGYRHQLPSVQVFSRSESTQPLLDSEERPEDLQIVENGGSGDGASPRQQYFKQNCNQDEIGPDLSHFERSKQVSSVNEEDFVRLKQQQMSDQKSQSFTSEQVKDFEVVSAADRFGASTEAQIQRFETIGLEAATEEGMPKSYLPQTVRQGGYVPQ is encoded by the exons gtGAAATTATAAAACTGTGTGGTCGCATAGAACCAGAATCTCCAGTTATAGCATTTAATACTACTTTCACAGCGACTTGTGTTTTATATGAAGATTGTACAAAGGAGCATCACTTTAATGCTAGTCAtattttctggaaaataaaaaacaactatgTTCCTAAAGAACAGTACACTGTCATAAATAGTACAGCTGCCAGTGTTACAATCAAAGATGTATCTTCATTAAGTATTCTACTAACATGTAACATTTTACAATATGGACAGATTGAACAGACTGTTTATGGAATCCAAATCAAAGTAGGCT TTCTTCCAGAGAAACCAAAAGAACTGAGTTGCATTGTGAATGGTCAAAGTAACATGAAATGCCAATGGAATCCTGGAAGGGAAACACATTTGGATACAACATATGTTTTAAAGTCAGAATG GCCAACACGGCAGCTGGCAGATTGCATTCCACCAACTGGTGTAAATAATTCATGCACAGTTGATATGGTTGTGGTTTTTGTCAATATGGATGTCTGGGTAGTAGCTACAAATGCCCTTGGAAATGTTTCATCTGATCGTATCAATTTTgatcccatagattttg tgAAACTGCTTCCTCCACATAATTTATCAGTCACCAAGTCTAAGGAAATATCCAGTATCTTAAAAGTGTCATGGATCAACCCTGCCAAGCCTTTTGATGAACTGAAATATAATATTCGGTATCGTGCCAGAGGTGCTTCAAATTGGACACAT ATTCCTCCTGAAGACACAGCTTCAACCCGAGATTCATTTACTGTTCAGGAGCTCAAACCTTTTACAGACTATGTGTTTTCAATTCGTTGTATGAACAAAGATGGTAGGGGATTCTGGAGTAATTGGAGTGCAGAAGCAAGTGGAATCACATATGAAGCTA AACCAACAAATGCACCAAGTTTCTGGTATACGATTGATCCTTCTCAAGATCATGGATATAGACAAGTACACCTAAAATGGAAG ACTTTGCCTCCATTTGAAGCCAATGGAAGAATCTTAGATTATGAAGTCACTCTAAAGAGAGGGAAAACATCACATTTATCAAGATATGTTAATGATACAAAATTGACTCTGAATGTCACAAATGATTCTTATGTCATAAGTCTGAAAGCCCGTAATATAGTCGGAAGCTCTGAACCAACTAATTTAACTATTCCTGGCCGTGACTTTAAAG CTCACCCTGTAACAAATCTTAAAGCGTTTCCTAAAGATGAGAAACTTTGGGTAGCATGGACTCCTCCAAATGAatctgtaaataaatatatactagAGTGGTGTGTATTTTCTGACAGTTTGCCGTGTACTCCTGATTGGCAGCAAGAGGACAGTAATGTGAAACTAACCTACTTACAAG GAAATTTAACGGAGAGCAAATGTTATTTGATAACGGTTATCCCAGTGTATAATAATGGCCCAGGAAGCCCCCAGTCTGTAAAGGCATATCTTAAACAAGCTC GGCCTTCTACAGGACCTGTGGTTCGAATAAAGAAAGTGGGGAAAAATGAAGCTGTCTTAGTATGGGATCACCTTCCTATCGATAACCAGAATGGATTCATCAGAAACTATACCATATTTTACAAAACTAGCAATGGAAATGTAACAG cTGTGCATCTGAACTCATCCCACACAGAATATACACTTTCTCCCTTGATTAGTGACACATTGTACGTGGTGCGAATGGCAGCATATACAGATGAAGGGGGCAGGGATGGTCCAGAAGTCAATTTTACTACTCCAAAATTTG ctcaaGGAGAAATTGAAGCCATAGTTGTGCCAGTTTGCTTAGCGTTCTTGTTGACCACCCTTCTGGGAGTATTGCTCTGTTTTAACAAATTAGATCT gATTAAAAAACACATTTGGCCTAATGTTCCAGATCCTTCAAAGAGTCACATTGCTCAGTGGTCCCCTCACACACCAACTAGG caTAATTTACATCCCAAAGATCAGATGTACCCAGAAGGCAGTTTCACTGACACTGATGTCAGTGTTGTGGAAatagaagcaaatgaaaaaaagccTCTTCCAGAAGACCTGAAGTCATTGGATCtcttcaaaaaggagaaaatcactACTGAGGGACACAGTAGTGGTATTGGAGGTTCTTCATGCATGTCATCTTCTAGGCCAAGCATTTCTAGTAATGATGAAAGCGAATCTGGACAAAACACTTCAAGCACCGTGCAGTATTCTACTGTGGTACATAGTGGCTACAGGCACCAGCTTCCATCAGTTCAGGTCTTCTCAAGGTCTGAGTCTACCCAGCCTTTACTGGACTCAGAGGAGCGACCAGAAGACCTCCAGATAGTAGAGAATGGAGGAAGTGGTGATGGCGCATCACCCAGGCAGCAGTATTTCAAACAAAACTGTAATCAAGATGAAATTGGTCCAGATTTATCACATTTTGAAAGATCAAAGCAAGTTTCTTCAGTGAATGAGGAAGATTTTGTTAGGCTTAAACAGCAACAGATGTCAGATCAGAAATCGCAGTCCTTTACATCTGAACAAGTGAAAGATTTTGAAGTTGTTTCTGCAGCAGATCGTTTTGGTGCAAGTACCGAGGCACAAATTCAAAGGTTTGAAACAATTGGGTTAGAGGCAGCAACTGAGGAAGGAATGCCTAAAAGCTATTTGCCTCAGACTGTAAGACAAGGGGGCTACGTGCCTCAGTGA